A window from Alkalicoccobacillus plakortidis encodes these proteins:
- a CDS encoding methyl-accepting chemotaxis protein — protein MNTEKKRLHKKLQAFMIGTVAGIMLISLLTVLFGGGLSGNVILWSGLVLVWVLVGVTAFIFNKQLIRPLREAEQGLVEEGSSLLGEKINFAQFLNALNTKPQHQQVEVASDDEWKIQSAEAANHLQVSSSETSAGVEDIAKMMQELASNNNDQVDAIKSIDETVSFIFFNLKEISESTQFVAEASSTTYTNAKQGNTAVKQSIEQMDLIGKDVQSSREQIEALGLKTAEIEQILLLITGISKQTNLLALNAAIEAARAGEHGRGFSIVANEVRKLAEQTNDATANIQKLIVEVQEGSNDAIKAIQKGADSVQVGIGLNRDMGTVFQTINENAQEVDEFIQDLSESIGELTGSMEDVSNTMKEVSSVAVQSNGAVQNAAAVTEELSASMEEISASAETLASVTNGHMRDEGLSFDHEEEKESA, from the coding sequence TTGAATACAGAAAAAAAGAGACTTCATAAAAAGCTACAAGCCTTCATGATTGGTACAGTGGCGGGCATTATGCTTATCTCGCTGTTAACTGTCTTATTTGGTGGAGGATTAAGCGGGAACGTCATTCTATGGTCTGGTCTTGTCCTAGTATGGGTACTAGTTGGAGTGACTGCGTTTATTTTTAACAAACAGCTGATTCGTCCATTACGAGAAGCGGAGCAAGGTTTAGTCGAGGAGGGATCGTCCCTTTTAGGTGAAAAAATCAATTTTGCTCAGTTTTTAAATGCTTTAAACACGAAACCCCAACACCAACAAGTGGAGGTGGCGAGTGATGATGAGTGGAAAATCCAGTCTGCGGAAGCTGCAAATCATCTGCAAGTGTCCTCAAGTGAAACAAGTGCGGGTGTAGAAGATATTGCGAAAATGATGCAGGAACTAGCATCAAACAATAATGATCAAGTGGATGCGATTAAGTCGATCGATGAAACCGTTTCGTTTATTTTCTTTAACTTAAAAGAAATAAGCGAAAGTACTCAATTCGTTGCAGAGGCGTCAAGTACTACCTATACCAATGCAAAACAAGGGAATACAGCGGTTAAGCAATCGATTGAACAAATGGATTTAATCGGTAAAGATGTTCAGTCATCAAGAGAACAGATCGAAGCTTTGGGCTTGAAAACAGCAGAAATCGAACAGATTCTATTGTTGATTACAGGTATTTCAAAACAAACGAACCTACTTGCACTGAATGCTGCAATTGAAGCAGCGCGAGCAGGGGAGCATGGTCGAGGATTTTCCATTGTGGCAAACGAGGTCCGCAAGCTTGCTGAACAAACAAATGATGCAACGGCGAACATTCAAAAGCTTATCGTGGAAGTTCAAGAGGGCAGCAATGATGCGATTAAAGCGATTCAAAAAGGGGCCGATTCGGTTCAAGTTGGAATTGGCTTAAATCGTGATATGGGAACAGTCTTTCAAACGATTAATGAAAACGCGCAAGAAGTGGATGAGTTTATTCAAGACCTATCCGAATCTATTGGCGAGTTAACTGGTAGTATGGAAGACGTTTCGAACACAATGAAAGAAGTGTCTTCAGTAGCTGTTCAATCGAACGGAGCTGTACAAAACGCTGCTGCCGTTACAGAAGAGCTTAGTGCCTCTATGGAGGAAATCTCAGCTTCTGCAGAAACGTTAGCTAGTGTGACAAACGGACATATGAGAGATGAAGGTCTTTCATTTGATCACGAAGAAGAGAAAGAATCTGCGTGA
- a CDS encoding carboxymuconolactone decarboxylase family protein: MSEKAAAGWKMIDELAGERGIQAMKTVEEFSPRLAKLALEFGYGDVYLDDALDKKQRALITLSSLITQGDNGRGLTYHFNAALRVGVSKEEILELINHCSAYAGFPKAIHAVHVFKDFLENQQGE, translated from the coding sequence ATGAGTGAGAAAGCAGCAGCAGGTTGGAAGATGATTGATGAGTTAGCTGGTGAGAGAGGCATTCAAGCGATGAAAACAGTGGAGGAGTTCTCTCCAAGGCTTGCAAAGCTTGCACTAGAGTTTGGATATGGTGATGTGTATCTTGACGATGCGCTTGATAAAAAGCAACGCGCGCTTATTACGCTCTCTTCATTAATTACGCAAGGTGATAATGGCAGAGGTTTGACCTACCATTTTAATGCAGCGCTTCGTGTAGGCGTGTCGAAGGAAGAAATTTTAGAGTTAATTAATCACTGTAGTGCGTATGCAGGATTTCCAAAGGCGATCCACGCAGTACATGTGTTTAAAGATTTTTTAGAAAACCAACAGGGGGAATAG
- a CDS encoding thiamine pyrophosphate-binding protein, with the protein MATVSSMIVNFMKEKGCTKVFGIPGKPISPLILAMEKEGVDFVLARHEGGAGYMAAGYAMQNQSLGVAIGTSGPGGTNMITAAAQAAAFHAPVLFITGHPPLGLSGKALGQDSSMFGTDLVELFKPVTKFSAKVESKEMLRQLLQHAEEQALTGSKGPVHLSIPLDILISEIEPFEFAVPAQDDVISGNIDRAIEALNAAERPLMLLGKGAHLSQSYESIQELAERLQIPVITTPGGKAAFVETHPLSLGALGLGGTEASAEYVKDRESDLLVVIGSKLSDMSTVGLTVGGEPKKVIHFDRHADFVGKTLESDTIFVQGDAKVNLQQLLKQAKHPEVPALDLSAYTEKETAKEADPEPGRLSAVRTVKVLRDLLPHDAFVYGDDGSHSFYTIKHFTTHVAGTFRFDDVFGAMGNGIGLAIGAKVARPDEPIVCFTGDGCLFMHGTEIATAVDEEAHVLFVVFNNEMLDMVDKGMKNNLGFSAWISLYKRCQCSSVC; encoded by the coding sequence ATGGCAACAGTTTCATCTATGATTGTTAATTTCATGAAAGAAAAAGGTTGCACCAAGGTATTTGGTATTCCTGGCAAACCTATATCTCCACTTATTCTAGCGATGGAGAAAGAGGGCGTTGACTTTGTGCTTGCGCGGCATGAAGGTGGAGCTGGATATATGGCGGCAGGTTATGCGATGCAGAACCAATCGCTTGGTGTAGCAATTGGGACGAGTGGTCCTGGTGGAACGAACATGATTACGGCTGCGGCTCAGGCTGCTGCGTTTCATGCCCCTGTTTTATTCATTACGGGTCATCCACCACTTGGGTTGTCTGGAAAGGCGCTTGGGCAAGATTCAAGTATGTTTGGTACGGATCTGGTTGAGCTGTTTAAGCCAGTGACAAAGTTTAGTGCAAAAGTTGAGAGTAAAGAGATGTTGAGGCAGCTCTTACAACATGCAGAGGAGCAGGCATTAACGGGTTCAAAGGGACCTGTTCATCTATCCATTCCACTAGATATTTTAATAAGTGAGATTGAGCCGTTTGAGTTTGCTGTGCCTGCTCAGGATGATGTGATTTCCGGTAACATCGATCGCGCTATTGAAGCGTTAAATGCTGCAGAGAGACCACTGATGCTTCTTGGAAAAGGAGCTCACCTATCTCAAAGCTATGAGTCGATTCAAGAGCTTGCTGAGCGCTTGCAGATTCCTGTTATAACAACGCCAGGAGGAAAAGCAGCATTTGTTGAGACGCACCCGCTTTCTTTAGGTGCACTTGGATTAGGTGGGACGGAAGCGTCTGCTGAATATGTGAAGGATAGAGAAAGTGACCTTTTAGTTGTCATTGGCTCTAAGCTTAGTGATATGTCGACCGTTGGCTTAACCGTAGGTGGTGAACCGAAAAAGGTTATTCATTTTGATCGACATGCAGATTTTGTCGGGAAAACACTTGAGAGTGACACGATTTTTGTGCAAGGTGATGCAAAGGTGAATTTGCAACAGCTCTTGAAGCAAGCCAAACACCCGGAGGTTCCTGCTCTTGATTTAAGTGCGTATACCGAAAAGGAAACGGCTAAGGAAGCTGATCCAGAGCCTGGTCGATTATCGGCCGTTCGTACAGTAAAAGTTCTGCGTGACCTTTTGCCCCATGATGCGTTTGTCTATGGAGACGATGGCAGTCATTCCTTTTATACCATTAAGCACTTTACTACTCATGTCGCTGGAACGTTCCGCTTTGATGATGTGTTTGGAGCGATGGGTAATGGGATTGGTCTTGCGATTGGCGCTAAAGTGGCGAGACCAGATGAGCCAATTGTTTGTTTTACAGGTGACGGATGTCTCTTTATGCATGGGACAGAGATTGCGACAGCTGTAGACGAAGAAGCACATGTACTCTTTGTTGTCTTTAATAATGAAATGCTCGACATGGTGGATAAAGGTATGAAGAATAACCTTGGTTTCTCCGCTTGGATCTCGTTATACAAAAGGTGTCAATGTAGCTCAGTTTGCTGA
- a CDS encoding response regulator transcription factor: protein MKRVLLIKNKRSYAKKIVSALNPKAGFTLTLHNENKGLNIAFEQDWDFIILDWDSLSRPGPEICKQIRSVKTTPLIIVTDHVSSKACIAGLQAGADDYIRKPFAKNELVERMKAILRRVDGLYSNTTNVLQFKELLVDATRNMVTKDGESLSLTKREYDLLLFLIKNKNSILSREILLNKVWGYNVAVNSNIVDLYIGYLRKKLTCKKENRYIQTIHGRGYSMVE from the coding sequence GTGAAGAGAGTGCTACTTATTAAAAATAAACGGTCTTACGCAAAAAAAATCGTAAGCGCGTTGAATCCAAAAGCTGGCTTTACTTTGACACTTCATAATGAAAATAAAGGGCTCAACATAGCCTTTGAGCAAGATTGGGATTTTATCATCTTGGATTGGGACTCATTAAGCAGACCTGGACCAGAAATCTGTAAACAAATACGGTCCGTTAAAACGACCCCGCTTATTATTGTCACTGATCATGTATCCAGCAAAGCCTGCATTGCAGGCTTACAAGCAGGAGCAGATGATTATATAAGAAAACCCTTTGCCAAAAACGAGTTGGTCGAGAGGATGAAAGCCATACTACGAAGAGTAGATGGACTCTATTCAAACACAACAAATGTATTACAATTTAAAGAGCTCCTTGTTGATGCAACACGCAATATGGTAACAAAAGATGGAGAGTCTCTTTCGCTTACTAAGCGGGAGTATGATTTACTTTTATTTCTAATTAAGAATAAAAACAGTATACTCAGCCGAGAAATACTTCTAAATAAGGTTTGGGGATATAACGTAGCTGTCAATTCGAATATCGTAGATTTATACATTGGCTATTTACGAAAAAAACTAACATGCAAA